One genomic region from Carettochelys insculpta isolate YL-2023 chromosome 4, ASM3395843v1, whole genome shotgun sequence encodes:
- the FNIP2 gene encoding folliculin-interacting protein 2 isoform X3 — MCGGTPKTAQSAGGQIDLARNSDGASCPVGSNISNAGLAKKPLVAEESITCRNSWSCSEFDLNEIRLIVYQDCERRGRQVLFDSKAVRKVGEAAAQKIVEDAPGKASAKCCQASSGTNSISFHNPSVGCTQHIKDQLPKYQYTRPASDVNMLGEMMFGSVAMSYKGCTLKIHYIRSPPQLMISKVFSARVGSFSGSTNNLQDSFECINQDPNVGKLTSNQNGLGTCRNGSNLAHSTPVDMPSRGQNEDRDSGIARSASLSSLLITPFPSPSSSSSSSSSYQRRWLRSQTTSLENGIIPRWSTEETFSMADESCSSNPAMIRRKKIAISIIFSLPEKEDSQRNFQDFFFSHFPLFESHMNKLKSSIEKAMILSRKIAESSLRVQVYISCVTDALGEFRLTIWNLYSVPRIAEPVWLTMMSSTSEKSQLCQRFLKEFTFLIEQINKNQFLAALLTAVLMYHLAWVPTVMPVDHPPSKTFSEKGTSQCVNLLAKSHPYNPLWAQLGDLYGAIGSPVRLTRTVIVGKHKELVQRVLYVLTYFLRCSELQENQLTWNGKAGEEEHLVNGSNITTTLEKGEVEESDYVVVTVKNESAFVSPVLPLKNGGNQTMGHVSNPGSSPATPMSSKEKNEEVTRKTDQSCRVSCIASKDRAVDGPESKSDNKKGKGVDDTGAESNHFEERIELEDQMAELKNSNQATTHEVAKKPSDRSSAVPCCERFVERSPHLERVTFQIGSSTSPESDLESHRREMDESFRAFKKSCTSTPPDVPAETSQSQQTSKPSLKPLHVRSNICYAQIPSCEGSASGFDEYFAEDSKIEMNVANTSTLLGFSDEPRKPSNNKRETIKTETLNEAKTLHSKNAEGHSHDSVKTSSDIQVSVAEDVPYGDAGRKNPFRIEGAIPRNESSDSALGDSDDDGASCISDLHTQGHVCNRHGGFTEIELPLPRSNIISSPSVKNFGRSLLGGYCPTYMPDLVLHGINNDEKLKQWLPADLLHAVHHPVLDEPIAEAACIIADMDKWNVQVATSQRKMMDNVKLGKDVLVSSQVSSLLQSILQLYKLNLPADFCIMHLEDRLQEMYLKSKMLSEYLRGHTRVHVKELGTVLGIESNDLPLLAAIASTHSPYVAQILL, encoded by the exons AAAATAGTAGAGGATGCTCCAGGAAAGGCTTCTGCCAAGTGCTGCCAAGCAAGCAGTGGGACCAATAGTATTTCTTTCCATAATCCGTCAGTGGGTTGCACACAGCATATCAAGGACCAGCTTCCAAAGTACCAG TACACCAGGCCAGCCTCCGATGTCAACATGCTTGGCGAAATGATGTTTGGCTCAGTGGCAATGAGTTACAAAGGCTGTACCTTGAAAATCCACTATATACG CTCTCCTCCGCAGCTTATGATAAGCAAAGTGTTCTCAGCCAGAGTGGGAAGCTTCAGTGGCAGCACAAATAA cTTGCAAGATAGCTTTGAATGCATCAATCAAGATCCCAATGTGGGAAAGTTGACCTCCAATCAAAATGGCTTGGGTACCTGCCGTAATGGAAGTAATCTAG CACATAGCACACCTGTTGATATGCCTAGCAGAGGGCAAAATGAAGACAGAGACAGCGGTATTGCTCGGTCAG CCTCTTTAAGCAGTCTGTTGATTACGCCATTCCCATCACcaagctcctcttcctcctcttccagtAGTTACCAGCGCCGCTGGCTCCGAAGTCAAACAACAAGTTTAGAAAATGGGATTATTCCAAGATG GTCCACTGAAGAGACTTTTAGCATGGCTGATGAAAGCTGCAGTTCCAATCCTGCAATGATTCGAAGGAAAAAAATTGCCATCAGTATAATTTTCTCCCTGCCTGAAAAAGAAGACTCACAGAGGAATTTCCAGGACTTCTTTTTCTCTCACTTCCCTCTGTTTGAATCCCATATGAACAAGTTAAAGAGCTCAATTGAAAAG GCCATGATCCTCTCTAGAAAAATAGCAGAATCCAGCTTGAGAGTACAAGTTTATATCAGCTGTGTCAcggatgccctgggagaattCAG GCTTACAATCTGGAACCTGTACTCAGTTCCAAGGATAGCAGAACCTGTATGGCTTACAATGATGTCCAGCACTTCAGAAAAGAGCCAGCTGTGCCAGCGCTTTCTTAAAGAATTTACATTTCTGATAGAACAGATCAACAAAAACCA GTTCTTAGCAGCGTTGTTGACGGCTGTGCTGATGTATCACCTGGCCTGGGTCCCAACTGTAATGCCAGTTGACCATCCTCCCTCCAAGACCTTCTCTGAGAAAGGAACATCGCAATGTGTAAATCTGTTGGCAAAATCGCATCCTTATAATCCTCTTTGGGCACAGCTCG GTGATCTGTATGGTGCCATAGGCTCTCCTGTTAGGCTGACACGGACTGTGATTGTTGGAAAACATAAAGAATTAGTTCAACGTGTTCTCTACGTTCTGACCTACTTCCTACGGTGCTCTGAGCTACAGGAAAATCAACTGACCTGGAATGGGAAAGCTGGAGAGGAGGAACACTTGGTAAATGGAAGCAATATCACAACTACATTGGAAAAGGGAGAAGTTGAGGAATCTGATTATGTGGTTGTCACGGTTAAGAATGAATCTGCCTTTGTGTCTCCAGTCCTACCTCTGAAGAATGGGGGAAATCAAACCATGGGGCATGTCAGTAACCCAGGGAGCTCTCCTGCTACACCAATGTCCTCAAAAGAAAAGAATGAAGAAGTAACAAGAAAGACTGATCAGAGCTGCCGGGTCTCCTGTATTGCATCCAAAGACCGTGCTGTTGATGGTCCTGAGTCTAAAAGTGACAATAAGAAAGGGAAGGGAGTTGATGATACAGGAGCTGAGTCCAACCACTTTGAAGAACGAATTGAACTGGAGGACCAAATGGCTGAGTTGAAAAATAGCAACCAGGCCACCACACATGAAGTAGCAAAAAAGCCATCTGACAGGTCATCTGCAGTACCATGTTGTGAGAGATTTGTTGAGAGAAGTCCTCATTTAGAAAGGGTCACCTTCCAGATTGGAAGTTCTACATCACCAGAGTCAGATTTAGAAAGTCACAGAAGGGAAATGGATGAAAGTTTTAGGGCATTCAAAAAAAGCTGTACTTCAACACCACCAGATGTGCCTGCTGAAACTTCCCAGAGCCAACAAACTTCCAAACCCTCTCTTAAACCATTGCATGTCAGGAGTAATATCTGTTATGCACAAATTCCATCATGTGAAGGAAGTGCAAGTGGATTTGATGAGTATTTTGCTGAAGATAGTAAAATTGAAATGAATGTAGCAAATACTTCTACGCTATTGGGCTTCTCAGATGAACCACGTAAACCATCTAATAACAAAAGAGAAACTATAAAAACAGAAACCTTAAACGAAGCTAAAACTCTGCACTCCAAGAACGCGGAGGGCCATTCACATGACTCTGTTAAAACAAGTTCTGACATACAGGTCTCTGTTGCTGAAGATGTCCCCTATGGGGATGCTGGAAGGAAAAACCCCTTCAGAATTGAAGGGGCTATTCCAAGGAATGAAAGTTCAGATAGTGCCCTTGGAGACAGCGACGATGACGGTGCTTCATGTATCTCGGATCTACACACTCAAGGCCATGTCTGCAATAGGCACGGAGGGTTTACAGAAATAGAACTTCCTTTACCAAG ATCCAACATAATCAGCAGTCCAAGTGTGAAAAACTTTGGAAGGTCACTTCTCGGTGGTTACTGTCCCACATACATGCCTGATCTGGTACTGCATGGAATAAATAATGATGAAAAACTCAAGCAGTGGTTACCAGCAGATCTGCTTCATGCAGTGCAT CATCCAGTACTAGATGAGCCTATAGCAGAAGCTGCCTGCATTATAGCTGATATGGATAAATGGAATGTTCAGGTGGCTACAAGCCAGAGAAAGATGATGGACAATGTGAAGCTAGGCAAAGATGTCTTAGTCTCCAGTCAAGTGTCCAGTTTGCTGCAGTCCATTTTACAGCTTTACAaactcaacctcccagctgatttt TGCATAATGCATCTTGAGGATAGGTTACAAGAGATGTACCTCAAAAGCAAAATGCTCTCCGAATACCTGCGAGGACATACAAGAGTTCATGTAAAAGAGCTAGGAACTGTATTAGG GATTGAATCCAATGACCTGCCTCTGTTGGCTGCTATTGCAAGCACTCATTCCCCATATGTTGCTCAAATACTCTTATAG
- the FNIP2 gene encoding folliculin-interacting protein 2 isoform X6, translating to MCGGTPKTAQSAGGQIDLARNSDGASCPVGSNISNAGLAKKPLVAEESITCRNSWSCSEFDLNEIRLIVYQDCERRGRQVLFDSKAVRKVGEAAAQKIVEDAPGKASAKCCQASSGTNSISFHNPSVGCTQHIKDQLPKYQYTRPASDVNMLGEMMFGSVAMSYKGCTLKIHYIRSPPQLMISKVFSARVGSFSGSTNNLQDSFECINQDPNVGKLTSNQNGLGTCRNGSNLGVLQLYSSKVLQGVSEGVPLRLIRSASFFAAHSTPVDMPSRGQNEDRDSGIARSASLSSLLITPFPSPSSSSSSSSSYQRRWLRSQTTSLENGIIPRWSTEETFSMADESCSSNPAMIRRKKIAISIIFSLPEKEDSQRNFQDFFFSHFPLFESHMNKLKSSIEKAMILSRKIAESSLRVQVYISCVTDALGEFRLTIWNLYSVPRIAEPVWLTMMSSTSEKSQLCQRFLKEFTFLIEQINKNQFLAALLTAVLMYHLAWVPTVMPVDHPPSKTFSEKGTSQCVNLLAKSHPYNPLWAQLGDLYGAIGSPVRLTRTVIVGKHKELVQRVLYVLTYFLRCSELQENQLTWNGKAGEEEHLVNGSNITTTLEKGEVEESDYVVVTVKNESAFVSPVLPLKNGGNQTMGHVSNPGSSPATPMSSKEKNEEVTRKTDQSCRVSCIASKDRAVDGPESKSDNKKGKGVDDTGAESNHFEERIELEDQMAELKNSNQATTHEVAKKPSDRSSAVPCCERFVERSPHLERVTFQIGSSTSPESDLESHRREMDESFRAFKKSCTSTPPDVPAETSQSQQTSKPSLKPLHVRSNICYAQIPSCEGSASGFDEYFAEDSKIEMNVANTSTLLGFSDEPRKPSNNKRETIKTETLNEAKTLHSKNAEGHSHDSVKTSSDIQVSVAEDVPYGDAGRKNPFRIEGAIPRNESSDSALGDSDDDGASCISDLHTQGHVCNRHGGFTEIELPLPSIQY from the exons AAAATAGTAGAGGATGCTCCAGGAAAGGCTTCTGCCAAGTGCTGCCAAGCAAGCAGTGGGACCAATAGTATTTCTTTCCATAATCCGTCAGTGGGTTGCACACAGCATATCAAGGACCAGCTTCCAAAGTACCAG TACACCAGGCCAGCCTCCGATGTCAACATGCTTGGCGAAATGATGTTTGGCTCAGTGGCAATGAGTTACAAAGGCTGTACCTTGAAAATCCACTATATACG CTCTCCTCCGCAGCTTATGATAAGCAAAGTGTTCTCAGCCAGAGTGGGAAGCTTCAGTGGCAGCACAAATAA cTTGCAAGATAGCTTTGAATGCATCAATCAAGATCCCAATGTGGGAAAGTTGACCTCCAATCAAAATGGCTTGGGTACCTGCCGTAATGGAAGTAATCTAG GTGTATTACAGTTGTATAGCAGCAAAGTGCTGCAGGGTGTATCTGAAGGAGTTCCCCTCCGGCTCATCCGGAGTGCTTCTTTCTTTGCAG CACATAGCACACCTGTTGATATGCCTAGCAGAGGGCAAAATGAAGACAGAGACAGCGGTATTGCTCGGTCAG CCTCTTTAAGCAGTCTGTTGATTACGCCATTCCCATCACcaagctcctcttcctcctcttccagtAGTTACCAGCGCCGCTGGCTCCGAAGTCAAACAACAAGTTTAGAAAATGGGATTATTCCAAGATG GTCCACTGAAGAGACTTTTAGCATGGCTGATGAAAGCTGCAGTTCCAATCCTGCAATGATTCGAAGGAAAAAAATTGCCATCAGTATAATTTTCTCCCTGCCTGAAAAAGAAGACTCACAGAGGAATTTCCAGGACTTCTTTTTCTCTCACTTCCCTCTGTTTGAATCCCATATGAACAAGTTAAAGAGCTCAATTGAAAAG GCCATGATCCTCTCTAGAAAAATAGCAGAATCCAGCTTGAGAGTACAAGTTTATATCAGCTGTGTCAcggatgccctgggagaattCAG GCTTACAATCTGGAACCTGTACTCAGTTCCAAGGATAGCAGAACCTGTATGGCTTACAATGATGTCCAGCACTTCAGAAAAGAGCCAGCTGTGCCAGCGCTTTCTTAAAGAATTTACATTTCTGATAGAACAGATCAACAAAAACCA GTTCTTAGCAGCGTTGTTGACGGCTGTGCTGATGTATCACCTGGCCTGGGTCCCAACTGTAATGCCAGTTGACCATCCTCCCTCCAAGACCTTCTCTGAGAAAGGAACATCGCAATGTGTAAATCTGTTGGCAAAATCGCATCCTTATAATCCTCTTTGGGCACAGCTCG GTGATCTGTATGGTGCCATAGGCTCTCCTGTTAGGCTGACACGGACTGTGATTGTTGGAAAACATAAAGAATTAGTTCAACGTGTTCTCTACGTTCTGACCTACTTCCTACGGTGCTCTGAGCTACAGGAAAATCAACTGACCTGGAATGGGAAAGCTGGAGAGGAGGAACACTTGGTAAATGGAAGCAATATCACAACTACATTGGAAAAGGGAGAAGTTGAGGAATCTGATTATGTGGTTGTCACGGTTAAGAATGAATCTGCCTTTGTGTCTCCAGTCCTACCTCTGAAGAATGGGGGAAATCAAACCATGGGGCATGTCAGTAACCCAGGGAGCTCTCCTGCTACACCAATGTCCTCAAAAGAAAAGAATGAAGAAGTAACAAGAAAGACTGATCAGAGCTGCCGGGTCTCCTGTATTGCATCCAAAGACCGTGCTGTTGATGGTCCTGAGTCTAAAAGTGACAATAAGAAAGGGAAGGGAGTTGATGATACAGGAGCTGAGTCCAACCACTTTGAAGAACGAATTGAACTGGAGGACCAAATGGCTGAGTTGAAAAATAGCAACCAGGCCACCACACATGAAGTAGCAAAAAAGCCATCTGACAGGTCATCTGCAGTACCATGTTGTGAGAGATTTGTTGAGAGAAGTCCTCATTTAGAAAGGGTCACCTTCCAGATTGGAAGTTCTACATCACCAGAGTCAGATTTAGAAAGTCACAGAAGGGAAATGGATGAAAGTTTTAGGGCATTCAAAAAAAGCTGTACTTCAACACCACCAGATGTGCCTGCTGAAACTTCCCAGAGCCAACAAACTTCCAAACCCTCTCTTAAACCATTGCATGTCAGGAGTAATATCTGTTATGCACAAATTCCATCATGTGAAGGAAGTGCAAGTGGATTTGATGAGTATTTTGCTGAAGATAGTAAAATTGAAATGAATGTAGCAAATACTTCTACGCTATTGGGCTTCTCAGATGAACCACGTAAACCATCTAATAACAAAAGAGAAACTATAAAAACAGAAACCTTAAACGAAGCTAAAACTCTGCACTCCAAGAACGCGGAGGGCCATTCACATGACTCTGTTAAAACAAGTTCTGACATACAGGTCTCTGTTGCTGAAGATGTCCCCTATGGGGATGCTGGAAGGAAAAACCCCTTCAGAATTGAAGGGGCTATTCCAAGGAATGAAAGTTCAGATAGTGCCCTTGGAGACAGCGACGATGACGGTGCTTCATGTATCTCGGATCTACACACTCAAGGCCATGTCTGCAATAGGCACGGAGGGTTTACAGAAATAGAACTTCCTTTACCAAG CATCCAGTACTAG
- the FNIP2 gene encoding folliculin-interacting protein 2 isoform X4 has translation MCGGTPKTAQSAGGQIDLARNSDGASCPVGSNISNAGLAKKPLVAEESITCRNSWSCSEFDLNEIRLIVYQDCERRGRQVLFDSKAVRKVGEAAAQYTRPASDVNMLGEMMFGSVAMSYKGCTLKIHYIRSPPQLMISKVFSARVGSFSGSTNNLQDSFECINQDPNVGKLTSNQNGLGTCRNGSNLGVLQLYSSKVLQGVSEGVPLRLIRSASFFAAHSTPVDMPSRGQNEDRDSGIARSASLSSLLITPFPSPSSSSSSSSSYQRRWLRSQTTSLENGIIPRWSTEETFSMADESCSSNPAMIRRKKIAISIIFSLPEKEDSQRNFQDFFFSHFPLFESHMNKLKSSIEKAMILSRKIAESSLRVQVYISCVTDALGEFRLTIWNLYSVPRIAEPVWLTMMSSTSEKSQLCQRFLKEFTFLIEQINKNQFLAALLTAVLMYHLAWVPTVMPVDHPPSKTFSEKGTSQCVNLLAKSHPYNPLWAQLGDLYGAIGSPVRLTRTVIVGKHKELVQRVLYVLTYFLRCSELQENQLTWNGKAGEEEHLVNGSNITTTLEKGEVEESDYVVVTVKNESAFVSPVLPLKNGGNQTMGHVSNPGSSPATPMSSKEKNEEVTRKTDQSCRVSCIASKDRAVDGPESKSDNKKGKGVDDTGAESNHFEERIELEDQMAELKNSNQATTHEVAKKPSDRSSAVPCCERFVERSPHLERVTFQIGSSTSPESDLESHRREMDESFRAFKKSCTSTPPDVPAETSQSQQTSKPSLKPLHVRSNICYAQIPSCEGSASGFDEYFAEDSKIEMNVANTSTLLGFSDEPRKPSNNKRETIKTETLNEAKTLHSKNAEGHSHDSVKTSSDIQVSVAEDVPYGDAGRKNPFRIEGAIPRNESSDSALGDSDDDGASCISDLHTQGHVCNRHGGFTEIELPLPRSNIISSPSVKNFGRSLLGGYCPTYMPDLVLHGINNDEKLKQWLPADLLHAVHHPVLDEPIAEAACIIADMDKWNVQVATSQRKMMDNVKLGKDVLVSSQVSSLLQSILQLYKLNLPADFCIMHLEDRLQEMYLKSKMLSEYLRGHTRVHVKELGTVLGIESNDLPLLAAIASTHSPYVAQILL, from the exons TACACCAGGCCAGCCTCCGATGTCAACATGCTTGGCGAAATGATGTTTGGCTCAGTGGCAATGAGTTACAAAGGCTGTACCTTGAAAATCCACTATATACG CTCTCCTCCGCAGCTTATGATAAGCAAAGTGTTCTCAGCCAGAGTGGGAAGCTTCAGTGGCAGCACAAATAA cTTGCAAGATAGCTTTGAATGCATCAATCAAGATCCCAATGTGGGAAAGTTGACCTCCAATCAAAATGGCTTGGGTACCTGCCGTAATGGAAGTAATCTAG GTGTATTACAGTTGTATAGCAGCAAAGTGCTGCAGGGTGTATCTGAAGGAGTTCCCCTCCGGCTCATCCGGAGTGCTTCTTTCTTTGCAG CACATAGCACACCTGTTGATATGCCTAGCAGAGGGCAAAATGAAGACAGAGACAGCGGTATTGCTCGGTCAG CCTCTTTAAGCAGTCTGTTGATTACGCCATTCCCATCACcaagctcctcttcctcctcttccagtAGTTACCAGCGCCGCTGGCTCCGAAGTCAAACAACAAGTTTAGAAAATGGGATTATTCCAAGATG GTCCACTGAAGAGACTTTTAGCATGGCTGATGAAAGCTGCAGTTCCAATCCTGCAATGATTCGAAGGAAAAAAATTGCCATCAGTATAATTTTCTCCCTGCCTGAAAAAGAAGACTCACAGAGGAATTTCCAGGACTTCTTTTTCTCTCACTTCCCTCTGTTTGAATCCCATATGAACAAGTTAAAGAGCTCAATTGAAAAG GCCATGATCCTCTCTAGAAAAATAGCAGAATCCAGCTTGAGAGTACAAGTTTATATCAGCTGTGTCAcggatgccctgggagaattCAG GCTTACAATCTGGAACCTGTACTCAGTTCCAAGGATAGCAGAACCTGTATGGCTTACAATGATGTCCAGCACTTCAGAAAAGAGCCAGCTGTGCCAGCGCTTTCTTAAAGAATTTACATTTCTGATAGAACAGATCAACAAAAACCA GTTCTTAGCAGCGTTGTTGACGGCTGTGCTGATGTATCACCTGGCCTGGGTCCCAACTGTAATGCCAGTTGACCATCCTCCCTCCAAGACCTTCTCTGAGAAAGGAACATCGCAATGTGTAAATCTGTTGGCAAAATCGCATCCTTATAATCCTCTTTGGGCACAGCTCG GTGATCTGTATGGTGCCATAGGCTCTCCTGTTAGGCTGACACGGACTGTGATTGTTGGAAAACATAAAGAATTAGTTCAACGTGTTCTCTACGTTCTGACCTACTTCCTACGGTGCTCTGAGCTACAGGAAAATCAACTGACCTGGAATGGGAAAGCTGGAGAGGAGGAACACTTGGTAAATGGAAGCAATATCACAACTACATTGGAAAAGGGAGAAGTTGAGGAATCTGATTATGTGGTTGTCACGGTTAAGAATGAATCTGCCTTTGTGTCTCCAGTCCTACCTCTGAAGAATGGGGGAAATCAAACCATGGGGCATGTCAGTAACCCAGGGAGCTCTCCTGCTACACCAATGTCCTCAAAAGAAAAGAATGAAGAAGTAACAAGAAAGACTGATCAGAGCTGCCGGGTCTCCTGTATTGCATCCAAAGACCGTGCTGTTGATGGTCCTGAGTCTAAAAGTGACAATAAGAAAGGGAAGGGAGTTGATGATACAGGAGCTGAGTCCAACCACTTTGAAGAACGAATTGAACTGGAGGACCAAATGGCTGAGTTGAAAAATAGCAACCAGGCCACCACACATGAAGTAGCAAAAAAGCCATCTGACAGGTCATCTGCAGTACCATGTTGTGAGAGATTTGTTGAGAGAAGTCCTCATTTAGAAAGGGTCACCTTCCAGATTGGAAGTTCTACATCACCAGAGTCAGATTTAGAAAGTCACAGAAGGGAAATGGATGAAAGTTTTAGGGCATTCAAAAAAAGCTGTACTTCAACACCACCAGATGTGCCTGCTGAAACTTCCCAGAGCCAACAAACTTCCAAACCCTCTCTTAAACCATTGCATGTCAGGAGTAATATCTGTTATGCACAAATTCCATCATGTGAAGGAAGTGCAAGTGGATTTGATGAGTATTTTGCTGAAGATAGTAAAATTGAAATGAATGTAGCAAATACTTCTACGCTATTGGGCTTCTCAGATGAACCACGTAAACCATCTAATAACAAAAGAGAAACTATAAAAACAGAAACCTTAAACGAAGCTAAAACTCTGCACTCCAAGAACGCGGAGGGCCATTCACATGACTCTGTTAAAACAAGTTCTGACATACAGGTCTCTGTTGCTGAAGATGTCCCCTATGGGGATGCTGGAAGGAAAAACCCCTTCAGAATTGAAGGGGCTATTCCAAGGAATGAAAGTTCAGATAGTGCCCTTGGAGACAGCGACGATGACGGTGCTTCATGTATCTCGGATCTACACACTCAAGGCCATGTCTGCAATAGGCACGGAGGGTTTACAGAAATAGAACTTCCTTTACCAAG ATCCAACATAATCAGCAGTCCAAGTGTGAAAAACTTTGGAAGGTCACTTCTCGGTGGTTACTGTCCCACATACATGCCTGATCTGGTACTGCATGGAATAAATAATGATGAAAAACTCAAGCAGTGGTTACCAGCAGATCTGCTTCATGCAGTGCAT CATCCAGTACTAGATGAGCCTATAGCAGAAGCTGCCTGCATTATAGCTGATATGGATAAATGGAATGTTCAGGTGGCTACAAGCCAGAGAAAGATGATGGACAATGTGAAGCTAGGCAAAGATGTCTTAGTCTCCAGTCAAGTGTCCAGTTTGCTGCAGTCCATTTTACAGCTTTACAaactcaacctcccagctgatttt TGCATAATGCATCTTGAGGATAGGTTACAAGAGATGTACCTCAAAAGCAAAATGCTCTCCGAATACCTGCGAGGACATACAAGAGTTCATGTAAAAGAGCTAGGAACTGTATTAGG GATTGAATCCAATGACCTGCCTCTGTTGGCTGCTATTGCAAGCACTCATTCCCCATATGTTGCTCAAATACTCTTATAG